The Salinibacterium sp. M195 genome includes a window with the following:
- a CDS encoding serine hydrolase — protein sequence MASRSVRRLGLSEGHVGDPALIERVQRAVAPRQHDHLSVAVLASGGWEWAHFGAADAQSYEIGSITKTFTAALFAIAIDRGELSAETTAGAVLELGDSAAAALRLGDIATHHSGLPRLPLNFADLRRGARAVRARRDPYEASVDELVSLAARSPMAKPGAFLYSNLGYAVLGQAVAAAAEQSYAQLLAERITRPLALADTQSFPKVEDLPAGAPRGRDRRGRTSDPWTMNAYGPAGNIRSTLQDMMRYVQAQLENSAPGVSATAPQVAVRGQGEIGYAWITRQDGLTWHNGMTGGFASFVGFDRSRSRAVVVLSNTAVSVDRLALSLVAPR from the coding sequence GTGGCGTCACGTTCTGTGCGACGGCTCGGCCTCTCTGAAGGCCATGTCGGCGATCCGGCGTTGATCGAGCGTGTCCAGCGTGCTGTTGCGCCACGGCAACACGATCACCTGAGTGTCGCTGTCCTTGCCTCCGGGGGATGGGAGTGGGCCCACTTTGGTGCAGCGGATGCGCAATCCTACGAGATCGGTTCGATCACGAAGACTTTCACTGCCGCACTTTTTGCGATTGCGATCGACAGAGGTGAGCTCAGCGCTGAGACGACTGCAGGTGCTGTTCTTGAGCTGGGGGACAGCGCTGCCGCGGCTCTCCGTCTCGGCGACATCGCGACCCACCACAGTGGGTTACCTCGGCTGCCCCTCAACTTTGCCGACCTTCGCCGTGGGGCTCGGGCCGTGCGAGCGCGACGAGATCCGTACGAAGCGTCCGTTGACGAACTGGTGAGCTTGGCAGCGAGGTCTCCCATGGCGAAGCCGGGTGCCTTCCTGTACTCGAATCTCGGCTATGCGGTGCTGGGGCAGGCTGTCGCCGCCGCAGCTGAGCAGAGCTATGCACAACTCCTCGCTGAACGAATCACACGACCGCTCGCTTTGGCCGATACACAATCGTTTCCCAAAGTCGAAGACCTTCCCGCGGGCGCCCCGCGAGGTCGCGATCGCCGCGGACGGACGAGTGACCCCTGGACGATGAATGCCTATGGGCCGGCAGGCAACATCCGTTCTACGCTGCAGGACATGATGCGCTACGTGCAGGCGCAACTCGAGAACAGTGCCCCCGGAGTTTCCGCGACAGCACCTCAAGTAGCGGTGCGCGGTCAGGGCGAGATCGGGTATGCCTGGATAACTCGCCAGGATGGGCTCACCTGGCACAACGGGATGACGGGTGGCTTCGCGAGCTTTGTCGGCTTCGATCGTTCCCGGTCTCGCGCGGTTGTGGTGCTGAGCAACACGGCAGTAAGTGTCGACCGTCTCGCGCTGTCGCTCGTTGCTCCTCGCTAA
- the gatC gene encoding Asp-tRNA(Asn)/Glu-tRNA(Gln) amidotransferase subunit GatC, translating into MTDTNPGAITSEVVTHLASLARIALTPEEIEKLTGELGAIVDSVAKVSEVATDEVPATSHPIPLSNVFRPDIPGVTLTTEQALAGAPEHDGSRFAVSAILGEEQ; encoded by the coding sequence ATGACTGACACCAATCCCGGTGCGATCACTAGCGAGGTCGTTACGCACCTCGCATCGCTCGCCCGAATCGCCCTTACCCCGGAAGAAATCGAGAAGCTCACTGGTGAGCTTGGTGCGATTGTCGATTCCGTGGCCAAGGTCAGCGAGGTCGCAACCGACGAGGTTCCGGCAACAAGCCACCCGATTCCGCTCAGCAACGTCTTCCGCCCTGATATTCCTGGGGTGACGCTCACTACCGAGCAGGCTTTGGCAGGAGCACCCGAACACGATGGTTCACGTTTTGCGGTTAGCGCGATTCTGGGAGAAGAGCAGTAA
- the gatA gene encoding Asp-tRNA(Asn)/Glu-tRNA(Gln) amidotransferase subunit GatA: MNDLTRISASDLASKLSSGEVSSVEATQAHLDRIAAVDGKVNAFLHVSTDALANAKRIDERRAAGESLGELAGVPVAVKDVLCTIDMPTTAGSKILEGWVPPYDATTVAKLRTAGLIPLGKTNMDEFAMGSSTEHSAYGPTKNPWDLDRIPGGSGGGSAAAVSAFEAPLALGSDTGGSIRQPASLTGSVGVKPTYGGVSRYGAIALASSLDQVGPVSRTVLDSALLHDVIGGHDPRDSTSLNEQWPSFAAAARAGAAAESLKGLRVGVIKQLDSPGFQAGVSQRFHEALQLLTDFGAEIVEVDAPHFEYAVEAYYLILPAEASSNLAKFDSVRFGLRVTPEGGGTVEDVMAATREAGFGAEVKRRIILGTYALSAGYYDAYYGSAQKVRTLIQRDFAAAFEKADVLVSPSAPTTAFKLGEKLEDPMAMYLNDVTTIPANLAGIPGMGLPMGLAPEDGLPTGFQIMAPARGDARLYELGATLERLLEQQWGHTLPSQVPSLG; this comes from the coding sequence CTGAACGACCTCACCCGCATCTCGGCATCCGACTTGGCTAGCAAGCTGAGCTCGGGCGAAGTGTCTTCGGTCGAAGCGACTCAGGCGCACCTCGACCGCATCGCCGCGGTCGACGGCAAGGTCAATGCGTTTCTTCATGTATCGACGGATGCTCTCGCTAATGCCAAGCGCATTGATGAACGCCGCGCGGCGGGGGAGTCGCTCGGCGAGCTCGCCGGCGTGCCTGTCGCGGTCAAAGATGTGCTGTGCACGATCGATATGCCCACGACCGCAGGGTCGAAAATTCTTGAAGGCTGGGTTCCGCCGTACGACGCGACCACCGTGGCGAAGCTGCGCACGGCTGGATTGATCCCGCTCGGTAAGACCAACATGGACGAGTTCGCCATGGGGTCATCGACCGAACACTCCGCGTACGGACCGACGAAGAACCCGTGGGATCTCGACCGAATTCCTGGTGGGTCCGGTGGTGGCTCGGCCGCTGCAGTTTCCGCGTTCGAAGCGCCTCTTGCTCTCGGGTCAGACACCGGTGGCTCGATCCGCCAGCCAGCTTCTCTCACGGGTTCCGTTGGGGTGAAGCCCACCTATGGTGGAGTCTCTCGCTACGGGGCGATCGCTCTGGCGTCGTCGCTCGACCAGGTTGGGCCCGTCTCGCGCACCGTTTTGGACTCGGCTCTGCTTCACGATGTCATCGGCGGCCACGATCCCCGCGATTCAACCTCGCTCAACGAGCAGTGGCCGTCGTTTGCCGCCGCAGCTCGCGCCGGTGCCGCAGCCGAAAGCCTCAAGGGGCTTCGGGTTGGTGTCATCAAGCAGCTCGACAGCCCTGGCTTCCAGGCTGGTGTTTCGCAGCGTTTTCACGAAGCGCTGCAGCTGCTCACCGATTTCGGCGCCGAGATCGTTGAAGTGGATGCTCCGCACTTCGAATATGCCGTCGAGGCGTACTACCTCATCCTTCCCGCCGAAGCGTCGAGCAACCTCGCGAAGTTCGACTCTGTACGTTTCGGCCTGCGCGTGACGCCAGAGGGTGGCGGCACGGTCGAGGACGTCATGGCGGCAACTCGCGAGGCTGGTTTCGGTGCTGAGGTCAAGCGCCGCATCATCCTCGGCACCTACGCGCTCAGCGCTGGCTACTACGACGCGTACTACGGCAGCGCTCAGAAGGTGCGCACGCTCATTCAGCGCGACTTTGCTGCGGCCTTCGAGAAGGCTGACGTTCTCGTCTCGCCGTCGGCGCCGACCACCGCATTCAAGCTCGGTGAGAAGCTCGAAGACCCGATGGCGATGTACCTCAACGACGTCACGACGATTCCGGCTAACCTTGCCGGCATCCCCGGTATGGGCCTTCCAATGGGTCTTGCGCCCGAGGATGGCCTGCCGACTGGGTTCCAGATCATGGCCCCGGCTCGCGGTGATGCGCGGCTCTACGAGCTTGGCGCAACGCTCGAGCGTTTGCTCGAGCAGCAGTGGGGTCACACCCTGCCGAGCCAGGTTCCGTCGCTGGGCTAG
- a CDS encoding CGNR zinc finger domain-containing protein, with product MHFAPDTVESLEFAVLLGNTHQLASRSGEDELGTAAQVHSLVMQFRFSGRIDRDDTEVAEVRAVRDRIRGVWKLTRDDAAIEINAMLAEANALPFLARHDDFDWHLHANDPEAPLAERIQAEVGLALVDVVRSDAMWRLRRCEAPDCEGLMADLSRNGSRRFCGIRCGNRMNQIAYRERQAVTD from the coding sequence TTGCATTTTGCCCCTGACACCGTGGAGAGTCTCGAGTTTGCCGTTTTGCTCGGAAACACGCACCAGCTTGCCAGCAGATCAGGCGAGGATGAGCTTGGCACAGCCGCCCAAGTGCACTCTCTCGTCATGCAGTTTCGGTTCAGCGGTCGCATTGACCGTGATGACACCGAGGTCGCTGAAGTTCGCGCAGTCCGGGACCGCATCCGCGGCGTGTGGAAGCTGACACGCGACGATGCTGCCATCGAAATCAACGCCATGCTCGCCGAAGCAAACGCACTGCCTTTCCTAGCGCGGCACGACGACTTCGACTGGCACCTGCACGCCAATGATCCCGAAGCACCACTTGCCGAGCGCATTCAGGCCGAGGTCGGCCTCGCCCTCGTCGACGTCGTGCGCTCCGATGCCATGTGGCGTTTGCGGCGTTGCGAAGCGCCAGACTGCGAAGGACTTATGGCCGACCTGTCACGAAATGGGTCACGCCGATTTTGCGGCATTCGGTGCGGAAACCGGATGAACCAAATCGCCTACCGCGAGCGCCAAGCCGTCACCGACTAG
- a CDS encoding DMT family transporter translates to MKRSTTTFGMLIALVAAASFGLSGALIKPVLEAGWSPAAAVTLRVLIGGTVLAPFAIVALKGRWIALWYARSRILLMAIIGVAGTQLVYFAAVERIPVGIAILLEYMAPLLLVAFAWVTTRRTPKAVVLIGSVVALGGLILVVSPEGSGALDPIGILFGASAAIGAAVYYVVAARSSEGLPAVALAAAGLLIGGILLGLVGLVGIVPFDMPMVDVTVLGIVAPWWVPLLIVGIVATGIAYSTSIMASEMLGSRLASFVGLLEVVTAAIYAWLLIGENLSLMQFVGGALILAGIAFVRSEKTEEFSDFTIEAEAFPSEDDEPILAPASAPLEPGTDTVPLRHVQSSGG, encoded by the coding sequence ATGAAACGCTCAACCACAACTTTCGGAATGCTCATCGCGCTCGTCGCTGCGGCCAGTTTTGGCCTTTCAGGTGCACTCATTAAACCGGTGCTCGAGGCCGGTTGGAGCCCAGCGGCAGCAGTCACGCTCCGCGTTCTCATCGGTGGAACGGTTCTCGCCCCGTTCGCGATCGTCGCGCTCAAAGGGCGCTGGATTGCCCTCTGGTACGCGCGCAGCCGCATCCTTCTCATGGCGATCATCGGTGTCGCTGGCACCCAACTGGTGTACTTCGCGGCCGTCGAGCGCATCCCTGTTGGCATCGCGATTCTTCTGGAGTACATGGCGCCGCTTCTTCTTGTCGCCTTTGCGTGGGTCACGACGCGGCGAACTCCAAAAGCGGTTGTACTGATCGGTTCCGTTGTCGCCCTCGGCGGACTCATTCTTGTGGTCTCACCCGAGGGTTCGGGAGCACTCGACCCGATCGGTATCCTTTTCGGCGCGAGCGCGGCGATTGGCGCCGCCGTGTATTACGTCGTCGCTGCGCGCTCGAGTGAGGGTCTCCCTGCGGTCGCACTTGCTGCGGCCGGGTTGCTTATTGGCGGCATCCTTCTTGGTCTCGTTGGCCTTGTGGGCATTGTGCCCTTCGATATGCCGATGGTGGATGTCACGGTGCTGGGCATCGTGGCGCCGTGGTGGGTTCCGCTGCTCATCGTGGGTATTGTCGCGACCGGTATCGCGTATTCGACGAGCATTATGGCGAGTGAGATGCTCGGTTCCCGCCTCGCGTCATTTGTCGGATTGCTCGAGGTTGTGACGGCGGCGATCTATGCCTGGCTGCTGATCGGCGAAAACTTGTCGCTGATGCAGTTCGTTGGGGGAGCGCTCATCTTGGCGGGGATCGCGTTCGTCCGTTCCGAGAAAACGGAAGAGTTCAGCGACTTCACGATCGAAGCTGAGGCCTTCCCGAGTGAAGATGACGAACCAATTTTGGCGCCAGCATCCGCGCCGCTCGAACCGGGTACCGATACGGTGCCGCTGCGCCACGTACAATCATCTGGTGGCTAA
- the gatB gene encoding Asp-tRNA(Asn)/Glu-tRNA(Gln) amidotransferase subunit GatB: MAKAELMDYDKALELFEPTLGFEVHVELNTQTKMFSDAPNPAASGAEHAEPNTMITPVDLGLPGSLPVVNEEAIKYSISLGLALGCQIAPSSRFARKNYFYPDLAKNYQISQFDEPIAFEGSVDIELESGRTITIPIERAHMEEDAGKLTHVGGATGRIQGAEYSLVDYNRAGVPLVEIVTHMITGTEADAPEVGKAYVSAIRDIVRSLGISEARMERGNLRCDANISLSPRGSGKLGTRTETKNVNSMRSVERAVRYEIQRQAAILQKGGTITQETRHWHEDTGVTSAGRPKSDADDYRYFPEPDLLPVEPSLALIEELRAALPEPPAERRRRLQAAWGFTDLEFRDVNNAGLFSEIEATIEAGTTAAQARKWWTGEIARLANIQGADPSSLITPTDVAALVTLINDGVLNDSLARQVLEGVIAGEGTPAAVVESRGLKLVSDDGPLIAAIDEALAAQPDVLAKIRDGKVQAAGAVIGAVMKAMKGQADAARVRELVLERASAE; encoded by the coding sequence GTGGCTAAAGCTGAATTGATGGACTACGACAAAGCACTCGAACTATTTGAGCCGACGCTCGGTTTCGAGGTGCATGTTGAGTTGAACACCCAGACCAAGATGTTCTCGGATGCGCCGAACCCGGCAGCTTCCGGTGCGGAGCATGCCGAACCGAACACGATGATCACTCCGGTTGATCTCGGTTTGCCCGGCAGCTTGCCTGTTGTCAATGAAGAGGCGATCAAATATTCGATCTCGCTCGGTCTTGCGCTTGGCTGCCAGATCGCGCCGAGTTCACGCTTCGCTCGCAAGAACTATTTCTACCCTGACCTAGCGAAGAACTACCAGATCAGCCAGTTCGATGAGCCGATTGCGTTTGAGGGTTCGGTCGACATCGAGCTCGAGAGCGGTCGCACGATTACGATTCCGATCGAGCGTGCGCACATGGAAGAAGACGCGGGCAAGCTCACTCACGTGGGTGGCGCTACCGGTCGCATCCAGGGCGCAGAGTATTCGCTGGTTGATTACAACCGTGCCGGTGTTCCGCTGGTCGAGATCGTCACGCACATGATCACGGGCACTGAGGCGGATGCTCCCGAGGTCGGCAAGGCGTATGTCTCTGCTATTCGCGACATCGTTCGTTCGCTCGGCATCTCCGAGGCACGCATGGAGCGCGGCAACTTGCGCTGTGACGCCAACATTTCGCTGAGCCCTCGTGGTTCGGGAAAGCTTGGCACTCGCACGGAAACCAAGAACGTGAACTCGATGCGTAGCGTTGAGCGCGCGGTTCGTTATGAGATCCAACGCCAGGCTGCAATTTTGCAGAAGGGTGGAACGATCACTCAGGAGACCCGTCACTGGCACGAAGACACTGGTGTGACGAGCGCTGGTCGCCCCAAGAGCGACGCCGATGACTACCGCTACTTCCCTGAGCCCGATTTGTTGCCCGTTGAGCCTTCGCTCGCGTTGATCGAAGAGCTGCGTGCAGCACTCCCTGAGCCTCCTGCCGAACGCCGTCGTCGCCTTCAGGCAGCGTGGGGGTTCACTGACCTTGAGTTCCGCGATGTCAACAACGCTGGTCTCTTCAGTGAAATTGAGGCCACGATTGAGGCCGGTACCACTGCGGCTCAGGCGCGCAAGTGGTGGACGGGCGAGATCGCTCGACTTGCGAACATTCAGGGTGCAGACCCCAGTTCTTTGATCACTCCGACGGATGTCGCGGCTCTGGTTACCCTCATCAACGATGGTGTTCTCAACGACAGTTTGGCTCGCCAAGTTCTCGAGGGTGTCATTGCTGGCGAGGGAACGCCGGCGGCTGTTGTCGAAAGTCGTGGGCTCAAGCTCGTTTCCGACGATGGACCGCTTATCGCGGCGATCGATGAGGCTCTTGCCGCCCAACCTGATGTTCTCGCGAAGATCCGCGATGGCAAGGTGCAGGCTGCTGGCGCCGTTATCGGCGCGGTCATGAAGGCCATGAAAGGTCAAGCCGATGCCGCTCGGGTTCGCGAACTTGTCTTGGAGCGTGCGTCAGCCGAATAG
- a CDS encoding glutamyl-tRNA amidotransferase: MSESAALVVEVHVPLTPDANAAEGETRFPWIETLVEFTTELDEGGDIFVVEEGDVFNDAYVIVITGADEATLTGIANRVANLPGIPTGVFAVVTDADAEELGQGTTIEIS; the protein is encoded by the coding sequence ATGTCTGAATCTGCTGCACTCGTTGTTGAAGTCCACGTTCCCCTCACGCCCGACGCTAATGCGGCGGAGGGCGAGACCCGTTTCCCTTGGATCGAGACTCTGGTGGAGTTCACGACAGAGCTTGACGAGGGTGGAGACATTTTTGTCGTCGAAGAAGGCGATGTTTTCAACGATGCCTACGTAATCGTGATCACGGGGGCTGACGAGGCCACTCTCACCGGCATCGCGAATCGGGTGGCCAACTTGCCAGGAATCCCGACCGGCGTGTTTGCAGTCGTGACTGACGCTGACGCCGAAGAACTCGGTCAGGGCACCACAATCGAAATTTCCTAA
- a CDS encoding MFS transporter — MIGKTPADTSADAELAPHSIFAPQLLWTTIGAFALIFLGAFETLAVTTVMPTISRDLDGQSLYSVAFSSTLAASVIGMVLAGQWADRTGPARPLIAAMVVFTVGLLVAGFAGTMEIFIVGRFLQGLGSGALIVSLYVVVARLYPSALHPKIFGLFASAWVLPSLVGPPLAGVVAENISWHWVFFGVVILVAGAAAAILPAVRVLLSQPESPAEKSSRGRSLIWAIVVALAVMGISLGGERESTFAWPLALGAFVIAVIALRPLLPAGSLVLRRGLPTTIVLRGVFAAAFFSTEVYLPYLLNERYGLPAWAAGLILTVGAVSWAIGSALQGRLPDTVSHSQVVVIGAVLLSIGLATQFITAFFMLSLWVAAAGWLVAGAGMGITFPRLSTLVLSHSSTRDQGFNSAALSIADAAGGSIAIAFSGLVFSAVGGLENGAGFVAALALAAMLALASVPVAMRVRSR; from the coding sequence ATGATCGGCAAGACCCCGGCAGACACCTCAGCTGATGCCGAACTCGCTCCCCACAGCATCTTTGCTCCACAGCTTCTGTGGACCACCATCGGTGCCTTTGCGCTGATCTTCTTAGGGGCTTTTGAGACGCTCGCCGTCACGACGGTGATGCCGACGATCAGTCGTGATCTGGATGGCCAGTCGCTCTATTCCGTTGCGTTTTCGAGCACGCTCGCGGCGAGCGTGATTGGAATGGTGTTGGCCGGGCAGTGGGCAGACCGCACTGGGCCAGCGCGGCCGCTGATCGCCGCCATGGTCGTCTTCACCGTGGGGCTGCTCGTTGCCGGTTTTGCTGGCACGATGGAGATCTTCATCGTCGGTCGGTTCCTGCAGGGGCTGGGGTCCGGTGCACTCATCGTTTCGCTCTATGTGGTGGTGGCGCGACTGTATCCGTCGGCGCTGCATCCCAAAATCTTTGGGTTGTTTGCTTCAGCCTGGGTCTTGCCGTCACTAGTCGGCCCGCCGCTTGCCGGAGTCGTTGCAGAGAACATCAGCTGGCATTGGGTCTTTTTTGGCGTCGTGATTCTGGTCGCCGGTGCCGCTGCCGCGATTCTTCCGGCGGTGCGGGTGTTGCTGAGCCAACCGGAGTCGCCAGCAGAGAAGTCATCGCGCGGCCGGTCGCTTATTTGGGCGATTGTGGTTGCTCTCGCCGTCATGGGGATCAGCCTCGGCGGTGAGCGCGAGAGCACGTTTGCGTGGCCGCTTGCGCTTGGCGCGTTCGTCATCGCCGTCATCGCGCTGAGGCCGTTGCTTCCCGCAGGCTCGCTAGTCTTGCGCCGCGGCCTGCCGACCACGATTGTGTTGCGCGGGGTGTTCGCTGCTGCCTTCTTTTCGACTGAGGTCTATCTTCCCTATCTTCTCAACGAGCGCTACGGACTTCCGGCGTGGGCAGCGGGGCTCATCCTGACTGTCGGAGCCGTTTCTTGGGCTATTGGGTCGGCGCTTCAAGGCCGTCTTCCCGATACGGTGTCGCACTCACAGGTGGTGGTTATCGGGGCAGTGCTGTTGAGTATCGGTCTCGCTACGCAGTTCATTACCGCGTTCTTCATGCTGTCGCTGTGGGTAGCCGCCGCCGGCTGGCTTGTCGCCGGTGCAGGCATGGGCATTACCTTCCCTCGGCTCTCCACCCTTGTGCTCAGTCATTCCAGCACGCGCGATCAGGGCTTCAACAGTGCTGCGCTTTCGATCGCGGATGCCGCTGGTGGATCAATTGCGATCGCGTTCAGTGGCCTCGTATTCTCGGCGGTCGGCGGCCTTGAGAATGGCGCGGGATTCGTTGCCGCCCTTGCTCTTGCCGCGATGCTCGCACTCGCCTCCGTCCCCGTAGCGATGAGGGTCCGTTCGCGGTAG
- a CDS encoding OsmC family protein: protein MTLLTNETTTIDLAADRAARLTAAGEAWNSRIAAKPTTAELTYAVTGKGVGSVGTVLKAGTHVFHIDEPEGLAGDDVAASPVEIALGALIACQVVVFRLYAQALGIQVDDISVKAEGDLDVRGLFGIDDNVRNGFSEIRLYATIAGPETQERYDELRDAVDAHCPVLDLFANPTAISTRVVKG, encoded by the coding sequence ATGACACTTCTCACAAACGAAACCACGACCATTGATCTTGCTGCCGATCGCGCCGCTCGACTCACTGCGGCCGGCGAGGCCTGGAACTCGCGCATTGCCGCCAAGCCAACAACCGCTGAGCTCACCTACGCTGTCACCGGCAAGGGAGTTGGCTCAGTCGGAACGGTTCTCAAGGCCGGAACGCACGTCTTTCACATAGACGAACCTGAAGGGCTCGCTGGCGATGACGTCGCCGCCAGCCCTGTTGAGATCGCCCTGGGAGCATTGATCGCTTGTCAGGTTGTCGTCTTCCGTCTTTATGCTCAGGCGCTTGGCATCCAGGTAGATGACATCTCTGTCAAGGCTGAGGGCGACCTCGACGTGCGTGGGCTCTTCGGCATCGACGACAACGTGCGCAACGGGTTCAGCGAAATTCGCCTCTACGCAACCATCGCGGGCCCGGAAACCCAGGAGCGTTACGACGAGCTTCGTGACGCCGTCGATGCGCACTGCCCCGTACTCGATCTTTTCGCTAACCCCACGGCCATTAGCACTCGGGTGGTCAAGGGCTAA